The following proteins are co-located in the Schistocerca nitens isolate TAMUIC-IGC-003100 chromosome 2, iqSchNite1.1, whole genome shotgun sequence genome:
- the LOC126234520 gene encoding larval cuticle protein LCP-22-like, producing MKATLVCMLLAAAVALCHADAPFLPLPIDTLFRNEIRDEFGQYSLVYQTSNGITVTEQGELQPNHDGTDYVLVKKGSYSYTSPEGIPVHLNYKADANGFVAVSPNIPVPPSA from the exons ATGAAGGCCACACTG GTGTGCATGCTGCTCGCCGCTGCCGTCGCCCTGTGCCACGCCGACGCGCCCTTCCTGCCGCTTCCCATCGACACCCTCTTCCGCAACGAGATTCGCGACGAGTTTGGCCAGTACTCGCTCGT CTACCAGACCTCCAACGGCATCACGGTGACGGAGCAAGGCGAGCTGCAGCCCAACCATGACGGCACGGACTACGTGCTGGTGAAGAAGGGCAGCTACAGCTACACCAGCCCAGAGGGGATCCCCGTCCACCTGAACTACAAGGCCGACGCCAACGGCTTCGTAGCGGTCAGCCCCAACATTCCAGTGCCGCCCTCTGCATGA